Below is a genomic region from Desulfobaccales bacterium.
GGGGCGGTCGCGGCCGCCCCTTTTGCTTTATGATGCAAAGGTCATCGGGGAGCGGGATGCAGGCGGCACCTCGCCCGAGGACTGCCTCCCCCTGCCCTCTGGAAAAAATTTTCCCTTTCCTCACTTTCCCTTTAACATTCCTCACCTCTCCCCCTTCTAATTCAGCGACGACAGACACATTCCTTGGGGAGGAAGGAACCGATGGTGTCCTGGCGGAAAGCGATCGTTTTAGGGATCATCGCCGGCTGGCTGTGGGGCTGCAGCGGCACGCACCCTTACACCTACACCGGCGCCGCTCTGGGTGGAGGCGTGGGGGCCCTCACCGGCGCGGCGGTGGACCACAACAACCGCTGGCGGGGCGCAGCCATCGGCGGTCTGATGGGCGGCGTCCTTGGCGGGGTGGCCGGCGAGCTGGCCCGGCAGAATCAGGCCTATCAGGGCGGCTACTCCGGCGGGCAGCGCTACGGCTACAACTACTATCAGGACCAGTATTCCGGCTACTATGACGGCGATTCCTGTCCGCCCTCCGGTTTCCAGGCCGCCCGGCCGCCGGTGCAGAGGCCATATTACAACTATTAACCGCGGATGAGGCGGGCTTCTCCGGCCCGCCGGCCCACCAGACGGGGGAGGATGACGTGGGAGCACCTCAGCCGCCGGCAGAGCGGCAAAAGGAGCAGGTCATGAAGACATGGCGAGGTCTGGCTTTGGCAGTGCTGCTGGCGGCGGCTTCCGGCTGCGCCGCCTATCCCAACGTCTACTACCCCGGCGGCTATGGTGGCTATGGCGGCTACAGCGGCTATGGCGGTTACCCCTATGGGAGCGCCGCCCCGTACGGCGGTTACGGGGGCTATGGCTATGAGGCCTACCCCTACAGCGCCTCGCCTTATGCTTACGGCGGCTCCCCCTATTACGGCTCCGGCGGGGTGGCGGTGCCGGTGCCGGTACCCGTGCCCCAGCCGGTGCCGGACTCCGGCTACTACTCCGGTAATTACCACAGCGGCAGCAATTACGGCACCTATCCCCGGAGATACAGCCGGCGCTATCCAGGTGAGGTGACCCCGCCGGCGGAGACTGACGGCACCACCCCCTCCTCCGACCAGCAGGCCCGGGAGCGCTGGCGGGAGCGGTGGCAGCGCCAGCACGACAATGCCACCCCCGGCACTACCCCTAGCCCAGGGAGCGGCAGCAACACTCCGGGAACTTCCCAGCAGCCGCCGTCTTCCCCGCAGATGCAGGCCCTTAGGGAGCGTTTTCAGCAGCAGCAACAGCAGCGCCTCAACGCCGGCGATAGCTCCCAGAATCTGCCCGGCAGCACCCCGGGAGGAACCCTAAGCCGCCAGTTCCCGTCCGGCTCCTCGGGTTTTCAGCCCCCGACG
It encodes:
- a CDS encoding YMGG-like glycine zipper-containing protein, coding for MVSWRKAIVLGIIAGWLWGCSGTHPYTYTGAALGGGVGALTGAAVDHNNRWRGAAIGGLMGGVLGGVAGELARQNQAYQGGYSGGQRYGYNYYQDQYSGYYDGDSCPPSGFQAARPPVQRPYYNY